The bacterium genomic interval CGGTAATAGCAATTGGTCTCGATTATGGGTCATATGCAATACGGGAAAAGCCGGGATAAGCGGGTGCGGGCCATTGCGGACAACGTAGGGCAGCGGGTCGTCCAGCGGATATGGATACTCGCCGGATTTACACCACCACGCCATCCACTCGGTCCGGTCGGAATACTGATCCCAGTCGGAGCTTGCGCAATAGGGATCGAAAGGCCCGATGTCCAGCTCCGCCATACAGTATATCTCCGCACCGTTGGGAATCGAATCCCCATCCCAATCCTGAAATGATGCGACCCAGTCCAGTCTCGGCGGTATGAATTGTTGATATACCATCTCGTGGTCGTTCAGCGCGCCGGATGTCGGATCGGAATGTTTCAACAACGGGCAACTGCACCAGAGGTATTCAAAATAGTCGTCCAGGCCGTCTTTGTCCGTATCGAAACCGTCGATATGCATGAATGTGTCGTATTGGTATTCCGTGCTTATGAAGACTATGCCGTAATCGTCCCAGAGCGTGTCGTTAATGAAACTGCGGATATCGAGGCCGTCGATCTCCGTGCCGAGGATGAACGCCATCCGGAGACGCATGTCCTCTTCCCAATAATGGATGCCGTAATTGGGGTAATTCTCGCCGCCGAATAGCCTTCCCGACTGCTCGAGGCCGTCGGGGATGCCGTCGTGGTCACTGTCGAGAGTGCCGTAAAGCAGCGTGTCCCAATCCTCTGTGAACCTGAAACGAACATTTGCGCGATGGAAATCGACCAACGCTCGCTCGCCGTAAGTGTTGAATAGATACATATTTTCGAACGATCTCTGCAACTCGACCGCCTCGGTAAGCCTGTTTTGGGACATGAGGTTATGATATTTAAATTCGATAGGTGCACCGCGCTTTCGAACCATCGGCCATATCGGCGAGGATGGCCCTGAATCCCACGAACGTTGCATCGGCGGCGGAGAGCGAAGTTCCTCCGGCAACTCGCGCCGACTCATCGGCGGATACATGCCCATCTCGAAATAAAGCTCGTAATCGTTAAAGCCGTCTTTGTCCTCCGTCGATGGATCGTTCGGGTCGGAGAACATGAGAAGTTCGAGGTAATCCGATATTCCGTCGCCGTCGCTGTCGTCGGAGTTCGGATCGAGGCCGAGTATCGCTTTCGCCTCGAAACCGATCCTTCGGTTCGACGTAAAAGCTCTCAGCTTCGATCTCGGGAAATTGATACATCCGAGGTCGGCAGGACCGCTATTCGTCTCGATCTTATATGTATAGCCGTTATCGGATGAAATCGGTGTGCCGCCACCGAAGAGCGCCTCGCCAAACCAGACGGTCTTATCCACATCGAAATCGACGCCGCCGATATTGTCGAGACTCGCGCTTTTTGCATTTGAAGGAGATGAATATATTACAACGTTCCACGAATTGTCGTCGAGGAACATCTCCTCGCATGCTAACGAGAATCGCTCGTTGCGACTGTATGCTACCCATCGCCTGACGGATTCCATCGAATCCGGTGTGGAGATATACAAGCCCTCGGTCGAACGACCCCATATAGCGGGTTTTTTAGAGAGAATAAGTTCTCCGTCCGCCGATATATCGAAATGGCTCGTTAATACGAGAGTGCTAAAATCCGGGCGATACCAGTTGTCGGCCAATTCGCCGGTTTCGAGGGAGTATGTTTCCGCGTCGAAAACCTGATTGAGGACGATATTCATGTGCTCGACCAATCTCACTTCGGTTCCCTCGATATAGACAAGGTTGAGCGAAGCGATGTCGCCGTCTTCGAGGCGGAGATTGATATTCGGTGCCGCGCCGATAGTTTTGAAACCGGTGGAAAAATCGCCGCCTATGACAGCTCGGCGGGATACAGGTTCGATTTCCTCGATTCCATATTCGGGGAAACCGGTCCATCGCTCGACCGGCGCGTTCGATGAATATGTAATTTGGACATCTCCTAGAAGCGATAATCCATCGCCACTATCGAGCACCGGAATTATCTTGCTGTCGAGCAGCTTTCCGCGATCCGGCGACCAAAGCGCATAGAGGACATAAATATCGCCCGCGCCTGAAAGCACCTCGTCGAAAGACATCGCGCTCGATGCGTCGATTTTATCCGATATTTGGAGGGGCATATTGCGCACCTTTTCGCCGAAAAAGGGCATCGGTTCGGCGAATTGCGCGAACGTTCCGCCGCAAAGCGCCGCGAGCATCACGACTGCTAATATAACATTGCGTTTTCTCATTTTATGTCTCCATTTTGTCTCTTTAAAAAACCCTGTCATCTATATATTTCACGCCTATGTCCGAGTCTCAAAACAACAATTGTATCGCTGTCCGTGTCGAATATTACCCTGTAATCGCCGATCCTAAATCTGTATGATCCCAATTCCTTGCGACTTAGTTTTATGGCGATACGTTTCTTAATTTCGCTATCGAGCCTTTCTAAATCCGATAGCGCTCTCCTTGTAAAAACGATCTTATACACCGAATACTTCCTCGAAGGATTTCGTGCGTCCCTTTTTGTAATCCTCTCTGGCTTCGATTATCGATTTCAGATAATCCGAGCTTCCGAGAGCCATGATATCCTCGAAAAACTCACCGATGCTTTCCTCGACACTCTCGTGGATAAGCGATTTAAGTTCTTCGACCGATAATTCAGCTACTCGGGTCATATTAAATCTCTTTTTTGCCTGTCGCCGCGTGGCGACCGTTTTTCAATTCGTATTCCCTGTCATCGCGGAATTGCCCGCCCCGACAATTTACGCGTTCTTCTTCTCCCGCTTTTCTTTTCTCTTTTCCTTCAGGGTTTTTGCCGGCTTCTTTTTCGTGTCCTTTTTTGCATCTCTCGATTTTCCCATTTTTTTCCTTTCAATATGTTAGTGGGGGCAACCCTTGTGGTCGCCCGATTCACGGGAGCCCTCCCCTGCCACGCAATCATCGTTTTCCAATCGTAGGGGACGGTCTTGCGCCGTCCCGTTCGTTTTATCCTGCGCCATCGTTACGGGAGGGCGTAAAACCCTCCCCTACGGAAAACCGTCGTCCTTATCTCAAATCGTCGACGAAGGAGATT includes:
- a CDS encoding type II toxin-antitoxin system RelE/ParE family toxin; protein product: MVFTRRALSDLERLDSEIKKRIAIKLSRKELGSYRFRIGDYRVIFDTDSDTIVVLRLGHRREIYR